The Streptococcus downei MFe28 DNA window AAAGAAAAAGACCAGAGCTGGGCTCTGATCTCTAGTCGAAGACCTAGTCAACGTCAACGTATTCCTTTTCAAGTTCCAGAACTTCTTCCATAGTAGAACATTCGGTCAAGGCACGTTGCGCCAATTCTTCCATCTTCTTGGTATCTAGTTTCTTCATCAGGCTACGTGTCCGAAGTACGGAAGTCGCAGACATAGAGAACTCATCAAGTCCGATACCAACGAGAAGAGGGACTGCCTTTTGGTCACCAGCCATTTCTCCACACATACCAGCCCATTTGCCTTCTGCGTGTGCTGCCTTAACAACATTGTTAATCAAGCGCAGAATAGATGGGTTGTAAGGTTGATAAAGGTAAGAAACTTGTTCATTCATCCGGTCAGCAGCCATGGTGTATTGAATCAAGTCGTTAGTACCGATGGAGAAGAAATCCACTTCCTTAGCAAATTGGTCAGCCAACATGGCTGCAGCAGGGATTTCAATCATGATACCAACTTCAATATCGTCTGCCACTGGAACGCCTTCTGCCTGCAATTTAGACTTTTCTTCATTGAAGACTGCCTTAGCAGCACGGAATTCTTTAAGCAGGGCAACCATTGGGAACATAATCCGCAGGTGACCATGAACAGAAGCACGAAGAAGGGCACGAATTTGCGTACGGAACATAGCATCGCCAGTTTCTGAAATAGAAATACGCAAAGCACGGAAACCAAGGAATGGATTCATTTCTTTTGGTAGGTCAAAGTATGGCAATTCCTTATCACCACCGATGTCCATAGTCCGAACCACTACTGGCTTACCATTCATACCTTCAAGGACTTCCTTGTAGGCTTGATACTGTTCATCTTCGGTTGGGAAGTCTTGTGAGTCCATATAGAGGAACTCAGTCCGATATAGACCTACAGCTTCGGCACCATTGGCATTAACACCTTCAACGTCTTTTGGCGTACCAATATTGGCTGCCAATTCAAAGTGCTTACCATCAGCTGTTACGGTTTCAGCATCTTTGAGCAGAGCCCATTCAGCCTTTTGCTTAGCATAGGCTTCACCTGCAGCCTTAAATTCAGCTACTTGCTCATCACTTGGGTTAACAATTACTTGACCAGTAATACCGTTAACAGCAACGACATCACCCTGTTTAACCACTTCGGTGACATTATTAGTACCAAGTACCGCAGCGATTTCCAAAGTACGAGCCATGATAGCTGAGTGAGAAGTCCGTCCACCAATGTTAGTAACAAAGGCCTTAACAAACTTCTTGTCCAACTGTGCGGTATCAGAAGGGGTCAAATCGTTAGCGATAACGATTGATTCTTCATTGATAGAGGCTGGATTTGGCAATTTCTTACCTAATAAGTTTGCCAAGACACGCTTGGTCACGTCACGAATATCTGCCGCCCTTTCTTGCATGTAAGGATTATCTTCCATGCCTTCAAAGATGGTGATAAACATGTCGGTCACTTCAGTCAGGGCAGCTTCTGCATTGACTTCCTTGGCCCGGATGGTCTCCTTAATTTGACCAATCATTTCTGGGTCAGCCAGCACCATCAGGTGGGCATCAAATACGGCTGCAGCTTCTTCACCAAGGCTTCCTACTGCTTTTTCACGGATAAGAGAAAGCTCGTCCTGAGACGCTGCTAGAGCTGCGTCTAGACGAGCTTCTTCTGCATCTGTATCTGAAACTGATACAGTTTCAAATGATAAATCCGGTTGAACCAGCAGATATGCCTTAGCAACGGCAACACCATCAGATGCTGCAATTCCTTTTAGCATTTCTGTCATAATCTTATGCCAATCCTTCTTTTGTCATTGTTTCTTCGATAGCTGCGATAGCATCATCAGCATCAGTACCTTCAGCTGAGATAGTAACATCAGCACCTTGACCAACACCAAGGCTCATAACACCCATGATTGATTTAAGGTTTACTGATTTACCCTTGTAATCCAAAGTAATGTCTGAAGCAAACTTGCTAGCTGTTTGAACAAGCAAGGTAGCTGGACGTGCGTGAATACCTGTTTCTGCAACAATGTGGAAATCTTTA harbors:
- the ptsP gene encoding phosphoenolpyruvate--protein phosphotransferase, which translates into the protein MTEMLKGIAASDGVAVAKAYLLVQPDLSFETVSVSDTDAEEARLDAALAASQDELSLIREKAVGSLGEEAAAVFDAHLMVLADPEMIGQIKETIRAKEVNAEAALTEVTDMFITIFEGMEDNPYMQERAADIRDVTKRVLANLLGKKLPNPASINEESIVIANDLTPSDTAQLDKKFVKAFVTNIGGRTSHSAIMARTLEIAAVLGTNNVTEVVKQGDVVAVNGITGQVIVNPSDEQVAEFKAAGEAYAKQKAEWALLKDAETVTADGKHFELAANIGTPKDVEGVNANGAEAVGLYRTEFLYMDSQDFPTEDEQYQAYKEVLEGMNGKPVVVRTMDIGGDKELPYFDLPKEMNPFLGFRALRISISETGDAMFRTQIRALLRASVHGHLRIMFPMVALLKEFRAAKAVFNEEKSKLQAEGVPVADDIEVGIMIEIPAAAMLADQFAKEVDFFSIGTNDLIQYTMAADRMNEQVSYLYQPYNPSILRLINNVVKAAHAEGKWAGMCGEMAGDQKAVPLLVGIGLDEFSMSATSVLRTRSLMKKLDTKKMEELAQRALTECSTMEEVLELEKEYVDVD
- a CDS encoding phosphocarrier protein HPr: MASKDFHIVAETGIHARPATLLVQTASKFASDITLDYKGKSVNLKSIMGVMSLGVGQGADVTISAEGTDADDAIAAIEETMTKEGLA